GGCAATGGCCTTTGCACCAACCTTCTCAGCCAGTTCCACAATTTTAATGGCAATGAGTGGTCTTGCCAGAGCAGTGCTCAGGGGGTAACCTTCGTAAACTGCGTTGGCCTTGATGGCTTTGAATATGAATTCACGTGCGAACTCATCCTTGGCATCGATGGTGTAATGTTCCAGGCCCATCTCACCTGCCAGTTTAGCAGGTCGTGTGATTTCCTCTTCAGGCTGTCCAACATCCACACAGGCAGTTATAACTTTCTGGTCATATTCTTCTTCCAGTAATTTTATGCATACTGAGGTGTCCAGCCCACCGCTGAACGCCAGAACCACTTTTTCCATTTTTAAATCTCCTTGATACTCCTGATTTTAATTGTATTGTCCTATTATTGGTATTTTGTAACAGAATAAATATTGATAAAGTTATGATGACAGGCCTATAAAAAACTTTATTATATTATAAATGACCGATTTTTTTTGATATGATTTTTTTGATATATTATTATAGGGAATTGATTTGATAAGAGAAAAATAAAAAAAACATGATTTAAATTCTTTTTTAATGATTATATTATCTTGAAAACCTTTTTAACTTGTTTCCAGTAAAGATGTATGTGTGTTAATGTGCTGACTGCCATTATAATTGCAAATTCTGCATGCCAGAAGTCAATGGTCAGATTCCAGGATGTTTGAATTCCATAATTGATGAATATGCCCAGGATGAGTCCGGTGACTCCAGTTAAAATGAAGCTGACCATAAGTACATATTTCCAGATAGAATAGTAGATACTCCTTTTCAGATGGTTTTCCAGGTACAGGAGATAAGTAATCAGATAAATAATGAGGGTGGTTGTGATCAAGGGTATTAAGTTATAATTTTCAGGGGGAACTGAACTGGCATTCTGAATATCAGAAAAGCTACTATTGCTATTATTTTTACTATTAATACTATCATTGGACTGTGTTGTTGAACTGTTCGTCAGGGTTCCGGAACTGGGAGATTCAGAGTGGTCACATAGGTTATCCTGATTAGTGTCCACATAACGGGGGCACTGGCCAGGGAAGGGATCGTTTAATAAGCCATAAGGACAGTCATTCCATGCGTAAACTGCTATTGGTGTGAGGAGGGCAATTAAAAGAACCACATACAATTTTTTCACTTTAATTTCCTCCTGAATTTTTACCAGATTCTTCACTGGATTTATCTGGTTCGCTGGATTTATCTGCTTCACTTGATTTATTTGCTTCACCCAAATCATCGGATTTTTTGCCAGGGGAAGACATCCAGTAAGAGTGTATGTGGAAAATGGCAATCCAGAACATGGCTATGGCAAACTGAACATGCCAGTAAAGGAGTCCCTGGCTGATAGGGAGTGCAATCCCATATTCTGCAAGGCTTATAAGCACTAAACCCGCCCCTGCAGATATAAGGAAGGTTAAAAGAATAAGAATATTCCATAAACGGATGTGAATAGATTTTTTTATATAATTTTTATGGTAAAGAATGTAACTTCCCAAATAGGCAGCTATAAGGGTGATGGATATGGTTATCAGATCGTAAGTCATGGTATCGTGAATTAAAATCTTTAATCTAAGAATTATTCAAATTCGATCTAAGGATTTCAATCTAAGATATTTTTATCTAATATATATTTTATTAATTTAATTCCTAAGAATCCATAATCTAGAAAATTCTAATATATTATAGTATAGTGTAGTTTTACTTAGGATAATTTAATATGTCTCTGAATATTAAAGTTTTTCAAGACAAGTTTAAGTTCTTAATATATCAATGGAGAGTAATTCAACAGAAGGAGAGTAACTCAAAGAACTCGGGGTAATGGTGGGATTAATGCAAAAAAAGAGTAAATATGTTCTGGTGATAATTATATTACTTTCCGCTTTCCTAGTTTTTTACTTAACCTACGCAGTTTTCATGCAGCCAGTTACGCAAAATCAGACCCAAGTAGTTTTAGGAACATATAACCTTCCCCAAGCTGAGGTTACCAGTGGAATGTCTGTGGATCAGGCCATACAAAACAGACGTTCCGTTAGAAATTTCAGTGCAACCGCTCTTACTCTGCAAGATGCTTCACAGCTTTTGTGGGCGGCTCAGGGAATAACAGACTCTGAGAGGAATTATCGGACCACTCCTTCTGCTGGTCATGTTTTTCCCATGGAAGTTTATCTAGTTGCGGGCGATAACGGTGTTCAAGGCCTTGGAGCTGGTATATATCGTTATAATCCTTATAATAACACTTTAGAAAAAATAGTGGAAGGTGATCAAACCTATAATTTGTCACAGGCAGCTCATGGGCAAACATGGGTTGATGAAGCACCAATAAGTCTGGTGATCACTGGAAACTATCAGAAAATGAAAGATAAATATCCTGATGAAAATTTAAGCACGCGATTTGTGGATATTGAAGCAGGTCATATTGGGGAGAACATATATTTAGAGGCAGTTTCTCGTGGTCTGGGCACAGTGGCCATTGGATCCTTTTACGATGATCAGATGATAAACCTTTTGAAGTTACCATCAAATGAGACCCCCATATATATCTATCCAGTGGGTTACCAGGCATCATAACCATTTCAAAATGAGTTAAGTCCTTAGCTGTGGGTGGTTAATATAAAATAACTGTGACTGATATAATATTTTATCCAGTGATAAGCCTCTATTTGATGGAAGAAAACATTTTAGGTGTATGGTGAGCGGTATGGACTGTGAAGTTATAACTATTGCCCAGGATACTGGAGGTGACATTTCCCTTAATCAGGAGTTAATGGAAGAATTGACTCAAGGTAGTATTGGAAAACCCTTAATTGACTCTGCGTTAACGGGGACTCCACTTTTAAAGTTTGGATCAGGACCTCCCCATATTCTTCTATGTGCAGGCATTCACGGAAACGAACTCCCCCCTCAAGTGGCTTTTTTCAAACTCTTGAATCAGTTAGATGGTAAAAAAATCAAGGGAACAGTTTACACCATCCCCATAGCCATCCCCTATGCGACCATGAAAAATTCACGAAGATTTAATGGTTGGGATATGAATCGGAAGACCTTTAAGGAAGGATGCATTTCAAATACCATTTTAAAAACCGCCCAAAAACTGAAAATCCAAGCAGCAGCTGACTTTCACTCCACCCAACCCCAGAGTAACCCTGGAATAGAAAGTGTTTTTTGCTCTAAAAAGCCATGTTATGAGAGTTTTAAGATAGCCAGTCATATAACCCACCAGACATCTTCTAAGGTTATTTCTCAGGAACGAGCCGGAACCCTGTATGGTGGTGCCCTGGAAGACGAGTTGAATATCAGTGGAATACCTGCAGTGACTTGCGAAGTAGTCTCCAGAAATGGGAAAGTAGATTCTGGGAGTGTTGAAAGGTCTTTTATGCAGATGAAGTCTTTCCTGGATTATTTTAATATGATATAATTTCCCTTTCTTTCAATTTCCCCTTTCTTTCATTATTATTTCAAAACCTATAAATCTACAGAAAAATAGTAATGTTAATTTGCCCAATATTGGCGGTTAATTCCTATAACAATGCATTATCCCATGGTATGCTTTTGTAATACAAGATATGCTCTTAATCATTCTCCTGAAATCATAGAAACTGATAACATGCCTTCTTACAAAAAACACATATTATTCTCACTTATAATGATATTCCCCTTCTTTCCTGATGTTTACTACCTGTCCCTGGCTGTGGTGGGGGCTTCGGTTGTGGATCTGGACACCAGTTTCCGTTATAGAAACCTGGTTCTAATGGCACTTGCTGGGGGTATTCTGGCATTAATACTCCCATTTTTTCAAATCACTTCATTCACTGGAATATTATTGATAAGCATAGCATTATTCTTCTTTGTTGCACAGCATCGGGGTTTTGTACATTCTGTTCCTGGAACTGCTCTGGCTGCAGCATGCCTGGCTCTGTTTGTAATCAGTTTTCAGAACATTTTAATGATTTTAACACCAGATCCACGGATTACTTTCCTATTAACCTCATTAATTCTGGGAATAATAGTTTTAAATAGAGGATTGCTCATTTTATACGCGTTACTGGTAACAATTGGGATATTTTTAACACCTTTAACCAGTTTTAACTTTTTTTACGTGGCAACAGCTTTATTTGTAGGTTCATTGAGTCATCTGATCCTGGATCTCTTCACCGGTAGTGGGGTGAAACTTTTCGATCCATTATCCAAACACAGGTACGGTAAAATGACTGGATTATTCATTATTGCCCTGTGGCTGGTCAGTGTGGCAGTTCTTTATATTTATCCTGGAGAAAACTACCTGTCTTTAAATTATTTTTTAACTACATTCCCTCAGTTAACTACATTCAATCCAATGGGAATCATTTGAATTAATTTGATCAGTATGAAGTAGGGAAAATTTCAAGTAAAGAATAATTTCATTTAGAATAAAAAAGAGCACCAATTTTTTCAGGGTTTTTTTCTTCAATAATAATATTAATAATTATAATATATTCAATTGAAAGGGAGGTCTAAATTTAGGTCTGGAAGAAATTTAGTTATCTTTATATATCATGTTTTATAATGATGAATTGTAATTTATCATGGTCATACATTATGGTCACGATGAATTAATATGCGCGTGATAACAGCTAATACGGCGTTTATCCTTTAACGGTGTTAACTGTTTATGATCCATCAATATTAAAAGATTAAGGGGCTAATTACCATGTTTATAACCAGAATATTCTACGGAATCGCCTATTTCATTGTATTGATATGGGAGATAATCAAAGCCACCATTGACGTTGCAATCAGAACTGTAAACGGCAAAGTGGATCCAGTTGTAGTGGAAATCCCCACAGTGCTTAAAAGACCCATCTCCCAAACTATTCTTGCCAACAGTATTACCCTGACTCCTGGAACCTTATCCATTGATCTTGACTCAGAAAAACAGGTTTTAAGGGTTGCTACCATAACTCCACGTTCCAACGAGGATGTTATACCATTTGAACCATACATTAAAGGGATGTTAGAATGAACTTGTTTGTATTCTCGCAATATGTATTAATGGCGGCTTTGGCAATATTTGCAGTGGCCACCATCCGAATTGCCACCCGCAAAACAATAGCCATGGGACTGGTGGGATTATCCGGATTTACCATCGCCGTAGCCACATTCCTGATCCTGTTGCAGAACCTTTACGGTATTGCCTTTTGCCGTGATATAGCCATGGCATTGTTAATTATGGATGTGGTTGGAACCATAGCCTTTGCCCGAGTCTTAAGGGGGTATGCCCGTGGATGATATAATTACCATTATAAAATCAATAATACTTCTCGTAGCAGCAGTTCTGGTAATCCTGACAGCTATTGGAATTATAAGATACAAGGACGATATGGAAAGGGTTTTATATGCCCGTGTACATATTTTAGGCGTTATTGACGTGGCCTGTATGGTTTCTTTACTTGTGCTGGGAGAACCCTTGCTGGCTGGAGTTTACTTTATATTAACACCCTTCGCATCCCATGCCATAGCCAATGGTTACTATTATGGGGAGGATAAAGATGATTGAATATTTATTCATGCTAACTGCAGTTTTAGGAGCTATCCTAGCTTTGATGCAGAGGGATCTATTGAAATCTGCTATCCTGGTGGGTATCAGCGGAGCTTCAATTGCCATTCTATACCAGTATCTACTGGCCCCTGATGTGGCCCTTACCCAGGCCATTGTGGGAGCCGCTATCATCCCGGTGTTCTTTGCACTGGCAGTCTACAAAACACGTAGGATGGAGGAATAAGATGGTCATTGACGTACAAATCACATCATTATTTACCGCAGTAGCACTAATTATCATCGGTATTTTTGCTGCAGCATTCCTGGATAACCTCATTAAAAAAATAATAGGACTGGCTTTCATTGGAGATGGGGTTAACCTGTTTTTGATTGCCATGGGTTACAAACCGGGAGGAATAGTCTATATCTACTTGCCTGGTATGGCAGCAGAATGGTTCTCCCAGAATGCAGCTTATCCTCTACCATTTGCAATGGTTTTAACCAGCATTGTGATTGGAGCCAGTACCATGGCAGTGATGCTGGGAATTATCATCGTACTCTACAAAAAGCGCGGATCTTTAAGCGCAAAGGAGATTCTGGGAGAGTAATCAAATGTCACTTTATGATTCCAACAAAATCAACAATATATATTACAATGGTACAGGAGGGATATTGTGAACCTCTTAATACCCCTGATGGTTATTGTTCCCATACTGTGTGCACTGTTTCTAAACCTTTTACATAAAAAGGATCGCACAATCAAGACCATAGCCATTATTTTAGCTTTATCACTGCCAGCATTACCTCTTCTGGCTAATTATGGTTTGCATTATTTCGGGGGATATGCGCCCCTCATTGAAAATCCAACCTTATCCAATAATCTGCCCTCACTCATCACTGGAACTGCCTTAAACACATTCCACCCGGCAATCACCTACTCCTTCCAGAGTGCACAGAAAATATTCGTATTCATCCTGGGACTGGTGGGGCTTCTGGCCATATTCACCTCACTTTACGAGACCCGCCGACCATCAGGAGTATACGGATACATGATGTTCATGGGAATTGCTGCAGTAACTGCCATACTCTTAACCGATGACATATTCAACCTCTATGTCTTCTTTGAGATCGCAGCCCTGGCAACAGTGGGAATAGTACTGGTTTCCAATGTAAAAGGCAACTACGAAACTGCCCTTAAATATATGATACTGGGGAGTATAGCCGCACCATTATTCCTTTTAGGGATAGCCCTCATTCTAGGGGTTACAGGAAACGTGAACATTAGTGACATCATATATTCCCTCCAAAATGGACTGGTGGATCCTAAAAATCCAGTGCTCTTAATGGCCTGTGGTTTAATAGTATTCGGATGGTTGTACGGTTCGGGACTTCCCCCATTCCACACCATCAAATCAGCAATTTACAGTAAAGCCCTCCCCAGTGGAGCAGCACTCATCCAGGCATTTTCGGTTTTCATCTTCATTGCCCTGGGAATCATTATCCTGAGAATATTTTCCTACCTCCCATTCTCCCAGTGGGTGATACTGGGAGCATCCCTGCTGGCTATGATCCTGGGAATTACCATGGCCATTGTTCAGACTGACATCAAACGGATGATCGGCTTCCTGGCAGTGGGTGAACTGGGATATATAGGCATTGGACTGGGATTGGGCACAGCATTCGGAATAACAGCCGGACTCTTCCAGGCAGTTAACGAAGTAATAATCACTGCATTCTTATTCATAGGATTTGGAACAGTACTCTACCAAACTAGAGTCAGCGACACCCGCAAACTGGGGGGGATGCTGCAAAGAAATCCTCTGGTGGCCTTCCTGGTCTTAATGGCAGGATTTGCAATGGCAGGAGTGCCACCATTAAACGCATTCCAGAGCAAACTCATGCTCATCCAGGCATCTATCAGTGCCGGTTTCCCGGAGTTAGGGGTAATAATGATACTCCTGAGTATCGTGACCTTCATGACCTTCATGAAAGCATTCCACGCAGTTTTCCTACGTCCAAAACCTGTTGATCTGGAGTTAAAGAATGAAGATATACCCAAAGCCACCATAATCGCCCTTCTGGTATTCCTGGTGGTTTGTATAATCTTTGGACTCTTCCCACAGGTAGTAACCAGCTACCTGCAGCCACTGGCAACCAGTTTAGCAGGAGGTATAGTATGAACCTCTACGACTTGATAGTTAAAAAGATAAAAGACATCCAGGGAGAGGGGGATGATGCTGCAATAACCAACATGTCCACTTCATCCATGCTCACGGCAGAGATAACCCTGATTTCATCCATACTAGTGGCACTGGTTATGCTGCGCATGGTGAATAAGGTCCTGATGTTCGTGGCGGTGATGGTGGTTCTACTAGCAGCCCTGATAGCCATGCCTCTCATGCCACACTTTAAAAAGGAACAGAATGATTCACTGGCTTCTATGATGTTCTATGTCATATTGGCCCTGGCAATAGTAATCACCCTATTCTACTGGGGGAATTTAAATGTCTGAAGGAATAAGAAAACTTATAATGGGATTTTCCATCTTTATATTCGCAGTTACAATATTCCAATCTACATACCATTTTAAACAGATGATATACCCTGGTATAAGTTATATCTATAACTATGTAGGTCCTAACATAGCCCCCAATATGGTAACCATAGTGGTATTTGACTGGAGGGGTTACGACACCTTGGGTGAAGCTCTTATTCTGGTAACAGCAGTTATAGCTGTTTTACTGGTCTTTGGACGGGGCAGAACCCAACTTGGAGGTAAATAAAATGAGCACAATACTCAAAATATTCGTATTCCCGGCAGCCCTGGTCATCATGTGCCTGGGAGTGCTCACCATACTGGGAGGGCACATCACCCCTGGAGGAGGATTCCAGGGTGGAGCAATGATTGCGGCAGCTTTAATATTCTGCTTAATCGTATATGGGCTTAAAGACAGTCCATTCCATCTTTCTCATGATTTTTTGGCAGGAATAGAAAGTATAGGGGCTTTAATATTTGTGTTCCTGGGCATAGCCGGATTGGTGTTTTCCGGATTTTATCTCTACAACCTGGGAGTGGATATCTACAACATAGTCCCTGTTGCCATAAAGAACATATTCGACTACCCCGACCCCACCCATGCGGGAATATTACCTTACCTTAACTTTGCAGTGGGACTGAAGGTTATGGTGGGGTTAACTGCTGTGGTAATAGCATTCATGGGATTCAAAGAATATGAAAAGGGGTCCAACGAGTCTGATGATGAATTTGAAGAACTAGATGAAGGGGAGGTTGAATAAATATGATCACAGTATATATTGGTCCGATAATACTGGGATTGTTACTGGGATTCGTCCTGGGAACTCGAATCAGGGATGTTCCAGAGAGCGGACTGAAATTCAACGCTTCAGTGTATTTACTGTTCATCATAGTTGCCTTCATAATGGCATACGCACTGGGCCCATTCCCCTATTACATTGACACCCCATTTGCCAGTGGTTTTGTGGCCGCAGCAGTGGGTATCATATTAGGTAAATTAACATTCGGAAGAGGTACCAAACCTCAAAAAACGGAGGATTAACCTAATCAATAAAAAAAATAACTGATAAAAAATTCAGACACTGAATTATAATTTAAAATCAATTTAACTTCAGAATATAGCTGTAAATTCAAAATAACATAATATCACAAGCAGGAAACAAAATCAACTCGGAGTATAAACTTATGTTTCTAACAACCAACAAATGCAAAGGCATTGGAGAATGCATCCAGGAATGCCCCACCGGGGCAATCCGCCTAGTTGATGGCAAAGCCTTCAGTTGCATAACCTGCGGTGCCTGCATGGAAGCCTGTCCCAACCGTGCAATCTTCCGTAACAAATACGGAGGATACGTGGTAGACCGGGCTAAATGCAATGCCTGTGGTGTCTGCGAACTCACATGTCCAGTTAACAGCATCCATATAGAAGATGGAGTGGTCAAGGGGATCTGTTCCAGATGTGGCATATGCGTCCCGGCCTGCCCAGAGAAGGCAAGAATAGATGCCTATGATGTTATCGAGGACCGGCAACTTAAATTCCTGGAATCCTTAAATCTCACGGTTCAACCTCCCACACGCTCCAGGAAAGAGGAAGAGGTTGCCCAAAGAACCAGTATAGTTACCGACAATGAAAAATGCACCCTCTGCCGACGCTGTGAGTACTACTGTCCCACCGAGGCCATAATGGTGGATGTGGAACCTCAGGGTAAATGCACCGAGTGCCGGGTCTGTGAGGACGTGTGTCCGGTAGGTGCCATAGAAAACTGCACCATCGACCCTGAAAAATGCACAGTTTGTCTCAAGTGTATGAAAGAATGCCCCAACCAGGCCATATACGTGGACGACTTCCAGGTGAAGATCAGAAAACTGGAAGAAGATGAAAAACTGGAAGGAAAAATCATATCCTGCCTTAACTGTGGCTTATGTGCTGATGCATGTGAAGGCGGAGCACTTAAAATGATAAACGGGCACCTACGCTATGATCCCACACTTTGTGAGGACTGTGAAACCACGGCCTGTATTGATGCCTGTCCAGTAGGAACACTCCGACTTTCAGAAGACACCGAAAGGAAGATTAAAGGATTTTGTGTATCCTGTGGCCGGTGTGTTAAGGCCTGTGACATCAACGAAGCCCGTAGCTTCCAACATGTAACCTGGGATGGTTCAGTTACAGAAGACTGCATATCCTGTGGAATATGTGCGGAACTATGTCCCAAGGATGCCATCACACTTAAAAGAGGAAGCATTGAGGTGGATACCAATAAATGTGTTCTGTGTGAGAAATGCGCCATTCACTGTCCTGTAAATGCAATACCCACCACTACCATGCGTAAAAAAATAATCAAGGAAGGATTCACCTTTGTGATGGATAAAATGTGCATGAACTGCAAGTTATGCACTAAAATATGTCCTGAAGAAGCAATAGCTGAGGATGAAAATGGTAAAATTGTGGTTGATGATTCCAAGTGTACCTACTGTGGCGCTTGCAGCAATGCCTGCCCAGCCAGGGCCATACTATTTGAAAGGGAATTCGAGGTGGAACAATGACCAATTTAGCCCTTATATTCCTGGAAGGGGCCTACACTAACCTTAAAAGGATCATATTTGCCAGTGACAGAGTCACAGATATGGAAGTAAGGAACATGATCCTGGAAGGTCGGGTGACACCAACCGAAAAGGTGGCTGAAGTTTCCTGCATTGGATGTGGTGGTTGCAGTAATGCCTGTCCCACTGAAGCCATAGAAATGGTGGATCTTGATGAACCAGTGGAACTAATGGAAGGCCTGACCAAAACACAGCTACCAGTCTTACACAGTGAAAAATGTGTTAACTGTTACTATTGTCATGATTTCTGCCCACTGTATGCTTTATTTGGAGAAGCAGGAACTATACATCCAAACGATGTTGGTGAAGTTTCATCAGACATATCCCAACTTCTAGAAAAGCCAGTGAAGATATCGGATGATAAGATCGCATTCATATCCCAGTACCTAGCTGATAATACCATCATAAGAAAAAGAAGAGAATAAGAAATTAAAAAAGAGCCTACACTAACACTAATAAAATAAAATAATACATAAAATGAAGGATTTTCAATAAACCATAAATCCATAAAATTAACCATAAATCCATAAAATTTAAGAGGAATCATATGAGCCTGAAATCATATTCCAGGGGCCGAGCCGTACACGTGATGTTGGTGTACACCGGAGGATGCAACGGCTGTGACATAGAGATAGTTAACTGTATATTATCTCCCAAATTCGATGCAGAACAGTACAAAGTATTCTTAACCTGGAATCCCAGGGAAGCAGATGTACTGGTGGTCACCGGACCGGTAACCAAACACAATGAACAGCCACTCCGAGAAATCTACAAAGCTATACCCGAACCAAAAGCAGTGGTAGCTGCAGGGGCCTGTGCCCTCATGGGGGGAGTGTACAAAAACTGTCACGGTGACATACCCTCAGAAGAAATCGCAGGACCTGTGGATAATATAATACCCGTTGATGCCAAAGTACCAGGTTGTGCAGTGCGTCCCCAGGATATTGTGGCAGGACTGGTATCGGCATTACCGTTACTATT
The DNA window shown above is from Methanobacterium sp. and carries:
- a CDS encoding SagB/ThcOx family dehydrogenase, coding for MQKKSKYVLVIIILLSAFLVFYLTYAVFMQPVTQNQTQVVLGTYNLPQAEVTSGMSVDQAIQNRRSVRNFSATALTLQDASQLLWAAQGITDSERNYRTTPSAGHVFPMEVYLVAGDNGVQGLGAGIYRYNPYNNTLEKIVEGDQTYNLSQAAHGQTWVDEAPISLVITGNYQKMKDKYPDENLSTRFVDIEAGHIGENIYLEAVSRGLGTVAIGSFYDDQMINLLKLPSNETPIYIYPVGYQAS
- a CDS encoding succinylglutamate desuccinylase/aspartoacylase family protein, with the protein product MDCEVITIAQDTGGDISLNQELMEELTQGSIGKPLIDSALTGTPLLKFGSGPPHILLCAGIHGNELPPQVAFFKLLNQLDGKKIKGTVYTIPIAIPYATMKNSRRFNGWDMNRKTFKEGCISNTILKTAQKLKIQAAADFHSTQPQSNPGIESVFCSKKPCYESFKIASHITHQTSSKVISQERAGTLYGGALEDELNISGIPAVTCEVVSRNGKVDSGSVERSFMQMKSFLDYFNMI
- a CDS encoding metal-dependent hydrolase, which translates into the protein MPSYKKHILFSLIMIFPFFPDVYYLSLAVVGASVVDLDTSFRYRNLVLMALAGGILALILPFFQITSFTGILLISIALFFFVAQHRGFVHSVPGTALAAACLALFVISFQNILMILTPDPRITFLLTSLILGIIVLNRGLLILYALLVTIGIFLTPLTSFNFFYVATALFVGSLSHLILDLFTGSGVKLFDPLSKHRYGKMTGLFIIALWLVSVAVLYIYPGENYLSLNYFLTTFPQLTTFNPMGII
- a CDS encoding monovalent cation/H+ antiporter subunit E → MFITRIFYGIAYFIVLIWEIIKATIDVAIRTVNGKVDPVVVEIPTVLKRPISQTILANSITLTPGTLSIDLDSEKQVLRVATITPRSNEDVIPFEPYIKGMLE
- a CDS encoding monovalent cation/H+ antiporter complex subunit F; translation: MNLFVFSQYVLMAALAIFAVATIRIATRKTIAMGLVGLSGFTIAVATFLILLQNLYGIAFCRDIAMALLIMDVVGTIAFARVLRGYARG
- a CDS encoding cation:proton antiporter (subunit G of antiporter complex involved in resistance to high concentrations of Na+, K+, Li+ and/or alkali); its protein translation is MDDIITIIKSIILLVAAVLVILTAIGIIRYKDDMERVLYARVHILGVIDVACMVSLLVLGEPLLAGVYFILTPFASHAIANGYYYGEDKDD
- a CDS encoding DUF4040 domain-containing protein; translation: MIEYLFMLTAVLGAILALMQRDLLKSAILVGISGASIAILYQYLLAPDVALTQAIVGAAIIPVFFALAVYKTRRMEE
- a CDS encoding cation:proton antiporter subunit C; this translates as MVIDVQITSLFTAVALIIIGIFAAAFLDNLIKKIIGLAFIGDGVNLFLIAMGYKPGGIVYIYLPGMAAEWFSQNAAYPLPFAMVLTSIVIGASTMAVMLGIIIVLYKKRGSLSAKEILGE
- the ehbF gene encoding energy conserving hydrogenase EhbF gives rise to the protein MNLLIPLMVIVPILCALFLNLLHKKDRTIKTIAIILALSLPALPLLANYGLHYFGGYAPLIENPTLSNNLPSLITGTALNTFHPAITYSFQSAQKIFVFILGLVGLLAIFTSLYETRRPSGVYGYMMFMGIAAVTAILLTDDIFNLYVFFEIAALATVGIVLVSNVKGNYETALKYMILGSIAAPLFLLGIALILGVTGNVNISDIIYSLQNGLVDPKNPVLLMACGLIVFGWLYGSGLPPFHTIKSAIYSKALPSGAALIQAFSVFIFIALGIIILRIFSYLPFSQWVILGASLLAMILGITMAIVQTDIKRMIGFLAVGELGYIGIGLGLGTAFGITAGLFQAVNEVIITAFLFIGFGTVLYQTRVSDTRKLGGMLQRNPLVAFLVLMAGFAMAGVPPLNAFQSKLMLIQASISAGFPELGVIMILLSIVTFMTFMKAFHAVFLRPKPVDLELKNEDIPKATIIALLVFLVVCIIFGLFPQVVTSYLQPLATSLAGGIV
- a CDS encoding energy-converting hydrogenase B subunit G, EhbG, with protein sequence MNLYDLIVKKIKDIQGEGDDAAITNMSTSSMLTAEITLISSILVALVMLRMVNKVLMFVAVMVVLLAALIAMPLMPHFKKEQNDSLASMMFYVILALAIVITLFYWGNLNV
- a CDS encoding EhbH, which gives rise to MSEGIRKLIMGFSIFIFAVTIFQSTYHFKQMIYPGISYIYNYVGPNIAPNMVTIVVFDWRGYDTLGEALILVTAVIAVLLVFGRGRTQLGGK
- a CDS encoding MnhB domain-containing protein, with the protein product MSTILKIFVFPAALVIMCLGVLTILGGHITPGGGFQGGAMIAAALIFCLIVYGLKDSPFHLSHDFLAGIESIGALIFVFLGIAGLVFSGFYLYNLGVDIYNIVPVAIKNIFDYPDPTHAGILPYLNFAVGLKVMVGLTAVVIAFMGFKEYEKGSNESDDEFEELDEGEVE
- a CDS encoding energy-converting hydrogenase B subunit J; the protein is MITVYIGPIILGLLLGFVLGTRIRDVPESGLKFNASVYLLFIIVAFIMAYALGPFPYYIDTPFASGFVAAAVGIILGKLTFGRGTKPQKTED
- a CDS encoding 4Fe-4S binding protein is translated as MFLTTNKCKGIGECIQECPTGAIRLVDGKAFSCITCGACMEACPNRAIFRNKYGGYVVDRAKCNACGVCELTCPVNSIHIEDGVVKGICSRCGICVPACPEKARIDAYDVIEDRQLKFLESLNLTVQPPTRSRKEEEVAQRTSIVTDNEKCTLCRRCEYYCPTEAIMVDVEPQGKCTECRVCEDVCPVGAIENCTIDPEKCTVCLKCMKECPNQAIYVDDFQVKIRKLEEDEKLEGKIISCLNCGLCADACEGGALKMINGHLRYDPTLCEDCETTACIDACPVGTLRLSEDTERKIKGFCVSCGRCVKACDINEARSFQHVTWDGSVTEDCISCGICAELCPKDAITLKRGSIEVDTNKCVLCEKCAIHCPVNAIPTTTMRKKIIKEGFTFVMDKMCMNCKLCTKICPEEAIAEDENGKIVVDDSKCTYCGACSNACPARAILFEREFEVEQ
- a CDS encoding 4Fe-4S binding protein, translated to MTNLALIFLEGAYTNLKRIIFASDRVTDMEVRNMILEGRVTPTEKVAEVSCIGCGGCSNACPTEAIEMVDLDEPVELMEGLTKTQLPVLHSEKCVNCYYCHDFCPLYALFGEAGTIHPNDVGEVSSDISQLLEKPVKISDDKIAFISQYLADNTIIRKRRE
- a CDS encoding NADH-quinone oxidoreductase subunit B family protein → MSLKSYSRGRAVHVMLVYTGGCNGCDIEIVNCILSPKFDAEQYKVFLTWNPREADVLVVTGPVTKHNEQPLREIYKAIPEPKAVVAAGACALMGGVYKNCHGDIPSEEIAGPVDNIIPVDAKVPGCAVRPQDIVAGLVSALPLLLNAD